One part of the Geoanaerobacter pelophilus genome encodes these proteins:
- the dinB gene encoding DNA polymerase IV, giving the protein MSNAGTHNIIMHVDMNAFFASVEQQGNPELRGKPIAVIGRGRTVVTTASYEARACGVKTGMNTWQARQACPQLIFVIGDNQKYTYTSTRIISMMRDYTPLVEVFSIDEAFLDVTHSLTIFGSAERIAHLLKERIREQFGITCSIGIAPNKMLAKLASEMKKPDGLTIIEPDRVQRVLERLPIKELCGVGRKMERHLELLGIRTCGELGRFPVAVLRKKFGIVGDKLSRMGRGIDASPVIPADESEEVKSVSHSMTLDRDIEERQEILKYLLQLSEMVGRRARRYSVWGKTVTLSIRYADFDSWVGKQETLPHFINQSDDIYREVTAILDTISLTQPVRLLGVRLSNLRYESNQLPLFEEKRKKLFLADAMDELNDKYGNFTVTFGSLLDGEEPKSKGSHVISPAWRPDGIRNVEVK; this is encoded by the coding sequence ATGAGTAACGCAGGCACGCACAACATCATAATGCATGTCGACATGAATGCGTTCTTTGCCTCGGTGGAGCAGCAGGGGAACCCGGAACTGCGCGGCAAGCCTATTGCCGTCATCGGCCGGGGACGGACGGTTGTTACCACCGCTTCCTACGAGGCCCGGGCTTGTGGCGTCAAGACCGGCATGAACACCTGGCAGGCACGGCAGGCATGCCCCCAGCTCATCTTCGTCATCGGGGATAACCAGAAGTACACCTACACCTCGACCCGGATCATCAGTATGATGCGGGACTACACCCCATTGGTGGAGGTGTTCTCCATCGACGAGGCGTTTCTTGATGTCACTCATTCCCTGACGATCTTCGGCTCTGCCGAAAGGATTGCCCACTTGCTCAAGGAGCGGATCAGGGAGCAGTTCGGCATCACCTGCTCCATCGGCATTGCTCCTAACAAGATGTTGGCCAAGCTCGCTTCGGAGATGAAGAAACCTGACGGTTTGACCATTATCGAGCCTGACCGGGTGCAGCGGGTGCTGGAGCGGCTGCCGATCAAGGAGCTGTGTGGTGTCGGCAGAAAGATGGAACGGCATCTGGAGCTGCTGGGCATCCGTACCTGCGGAGAGCTGGGGCGGTTTCCCGTGGCGGTCCTCAGGAAGAAATTCGGCATTGTCGGCGATAAATTAAGCCGGATGGGGCGGGGGATCGATGCTTCACCGGTGATTCCTGCCGATGAGTCGGAGGAAGTCAAATCGGTCAGTCACAGTATGACGCTGGACCGGGATATCGAAGAGAGACAGGAAATTTTGAAATACCTGCTGCAGCTTTCCGAGATGGTGGGGCGGCGAGCCAGGCGCTACAGCGTATGGGGGAAGACGGTTACCCTGTCGATCCGCTATGCCGATTTCGACAGCTGGGTGGGCAAGCAGGAGACCTTGCCTCATTTCATCAACCAGAGCGACGATATTTACCGTGAAGTTACCGCTATTCTGGACACGATCAGTTTGACCCAGCCTGTCAGGCTGCTGGGAGTCAGGTTGTCCAATCTTCGTTATGAGAGCAACCAGTTGCCGCTGTTTGAGGAGAAGCGGAAAAAGCTGTTCCTGGCAGACGCCATGGACGAACTGAACGATAAGTACGGCAATTTTACCGTGACCTTTGGCAGTCTGCTGGACGGCGAGGAGCCGAAGAGCAAGGGGAGTCATGTCATCAGTCCGGCTTGGCGGCCGGATGGGATCAGGAATGTGGAGGTGAAGTGA